A stretch of DNA from Tribolium castaneum strain GA2 chromosome 7, icTriCast1.1, whole genome shotgun sequence:
taacttaaaaactagaaGTCgaagagcaatgcggtttgttccattgaattcagcggctcatttcctGTATAATACCAACATTTAACGAtatcaaaagtttttaaattttttgttacaaattaaGACAGGTATTTCTTatggtggaaaattttattcaacaaaaaaattcataactcgaaaactaagaGTCGTAGaacaatgcggtttgttccagtgaattctgcTGCTCAAATTGCTTAGAATACCAGCCTTTTCATAACACTAGCTTACtcgagaaattttttaaaaaacattttaattttaaaattggtggatgcgccgggttattcattaaaaaattcgtaacttaaaaactagaaGTCgaagagcaatgcggtttgttccattgaattcagcggctcattttccgtATTATACTAACATTTAACAAGatcaaaagtttttaaattttttgttaaaaattaagacaggTATTTCTTatggtggaaaattttattcaacaaaaaaattcataactcgaaaactaaaagtcgtaaagcaatgcggtttgttccattaaattcagCAGCTCATTTTCTATATTAAACTAACTTTCAACGAGATCTGacactttgaatttttttgcaaaaaattaaaaaagataggcaatttctatattggaaaattttattcaataaaaaaattcataactcgaaaactaaaagtcctagagcaatgcggtttgttccattgaattcagcggctcattttctgtaatataccaactttcaacgagATTTAaatgctcaaatttcctgaaatacttaccttaaaaaagtaaaaaaaaaatttttttaaactcactccaataaatttttatggacttctacgtgtcttaacaacccacaaaagttgttaaaagtccacaaaaagtccaaatgtttgattttttgacgtttgattttttcaattttcgtcgcagtttttgtcgattttgggtacccggaacatttctcgagcaatagctccggaactattagagataatagtattatcgttggaaagctctttaaattatctattgttttcaaaaaaaaatattgttctccgactaatagttttcgagcaaattggagacaaatgcaaaatttggtaaaatttaaaaaaatttataactaaaaaactattgagaatttggcaattttcttgatgccaatcgtttccccggatcattttacataggtatggataaaagtagttccacttttttgaatagtttagccgtaattataaattacataaaataaattttagtctaccgtagtatttttttgaattaaattttttattaaaatacgtAAATACAAGAAATTTAATGATACGTCTTGCTATCTTTCCCGGCAATCCAATCCTCCACCTCCTTCACACTCCTCGGCACTTTGGTCAAACTAACAGCCCCATTTTTCGTAATCAGAACATTATCCTCAATCCTAACCCCTCCAAATCCCCGAAACCGCTTAATAACATCCGCCACCAGAAACCTAGACAGTGCCGCACTCTCCAACGCCTCATCCAGCAAAACATCGATAAAATAACACCCCGGTTCCACCGTGATCACCATCCTCTCCTTCAGCTCCCTCGTCGTCCTCAACATCGCCGCCCCCTTCAAATCCGACCGCTTCGCCCCAATGAACCCCCCGACGTCGTGCACATCCAGCCCCAGCAGGTGCCCCAGCCCGTGCGGCTGGAACACGCCCCCCAGCCCCGCCGCCACCATCGCCTCCACGTCCCCCTTCAGCAGCCCCCCCTTCTTCAGCTCCCCCAGCAGGACGCGGTGCGCCAGCGTGTGCATCTCCAGCCAGGAAACCCCCGGCTTCAGCGACTTGAAAACGGTCGTATTGGTCAGAAGCACCGCCTCGTAGATGAGTTTCTGGCTCGGGGAGAACTTGCCATTGGCCGGGAACGTGCACGTGATGTCCGCGCAGTAGCCGAAGTAGTTGGCCCCCATGTCGAAGAGGCACAAGTCCCCGGGCTCGATCATCTTGTTGTTGGGGGCGGCGGCGTGCCCGTAGTGCAGGATGGCCCCGTTGGCCCCCGAGGCGCAGATGCACGTGTAGGAGGTGTGCCGGCAGCCCCCCGTGGCGTAGCAATAGTGCAGGAACTCCGCCTCGCATTGGTACTCCGTCTTGCCGGGCTTGGCGAAGCGCATCACCTTCCGGTGCGCCTCCGAGGAGATGTCGCTCACGTAGCGCATGACATCGAGCTCGAAGTCGGTCTTGTACACGCGCAAGTTGGCGATTTCGTTGTACAAGACCGTGTTGTTCACCCGGAACTTGTCGATTCCCTCGAAGTGCGCCTCCCGGGACAGCAGGTTGCTGTCGCTGTTAACCCCCTTGAGGGTGAGCAAGACACTGGGGTTTAGATTCCGGAGGATGGAGGCGATGTTGTCCTTATGATGCACGTTGGGGATTTGGTACTTCCTGCTGATGTCCTCCAGAGAGGGCAGAGGCCCGCGCCAGATGAGATAGGACGTGGGGAAGCGGGGAACGAACAGGAAGGTTTTCTTGGTGGCGATGTCGATGGCGCCGAAACAGCCGGGTTCGGTGACTCCGAACGTCCACAAGAAGTTGGATTCCTGCCGGAAGACGGAGTAGGTGATGTCCGTGTCG
This window harbors:
- the LOC135266741 gene encoding xaa-Pro dipeptidase-like, coding for PQTSKNQFSKISGPHKPYRDDSEQYSLKKIDTKVWDASKPGRLWNGPGTYEIPVELYAENRKRLIEQIHAKDPGKPVILLQGGDEIPFYDTDITYSVFRQESNFLWTFGVTEPGCFGAIDIATKKTFLFVPRFPTSYLIWRGPLPSLEDISRKYQIPNVHHKDNIASILRNLNPSVLLTLKGVNSDSNLLSREAHFEGIDKFRVNNTVLYNEIANLRVYKTDFELDVMRYVSDISSEAHRKVMRFAKPGKTEYQCEAEFLHYCYATGGCRHTSYTCICASGANGAILHYGHAAAPNNKMIEPGDLCLFDMGANYFGYCADITCTFPANGKFSPSQKLIYEAVLLTNTTVFKSLKPGVSWLEMHTLAHRVLLGELKKGGLLKGDVEAMVAAGLGGVFQPHGLGHLLGLDVHDVGGFIGAKRSDLKGAAMLRTTRELKERMVITVEPGCYFIDVLLDEALESAALSRFLVADVIKRFRGFGGVRIEDNVLITKNGAVSLTKVPRSVKEVEDWIAGKDSKTYH